The genomic window TCTCTATACCCGGGATTATCTCGAGGCCGACTTCTGAAGCAAGCTCCATGCATGGCCCTATACCATCAACCGAGTCATGATCACATATGGCGATTGCGGCAAGGCCTTTATCTACCGCGCACTTTACTACTTGCTCCGGTGAAAATGTGGAATCTGAATAAGAGGTGTGAACATGCAGATCGGCATATTTGGTCATTTAGTCTTCTTGCTTTCAGTCTTATTTATCTTATCGAGCACACCGTTAACGAACTTGCCGGAATCATTGCCGCCGAATTTCTTCGCGATATCTATGGCTTCATTTATAGATACTTTGGGCGGAATATCATCCATAAAGAGAAGTTCGTAAGCGGCAAACCTAAGCACATTTCTGTCGATAACAGCCATGCGCTCAAGCTGCCAATTTGTAGCGTGCTTAGAAATAAGAGAGTTTATCTCTTTCATCTTGTCCGCCGTCCCGAGGACAAGCTCATTGGTAAAAGTCTTGACCTGATCTGAAGACTCATCGCTTCCTTCCCAGAATCGCTCTATGCACTCTTTCGGATCGTCCTTCGTAATATCCACGGCATACAGTATCTGCAGCGCGTACTCCCTTGCCTTAGTTCTCTTACGCATCTAGTCTCCTTATAAATTTTACTGAGAAAAATTTTATATCTTTGCCGCCAGGTTCGCCATTTCGATAGCGGAAAGAGCCGCGTCGCGGCCCTTATTACCGTCCTTCGTGCCGGCTCTTTCTATGGCCTGTTCAAGCGTGTCGGCTGTTATTATACCAAATATACATGGTATAGAGCTATCTAACGATATCTTTGCTACACCCTTCGCCGCTTCGCTCGCCACAAACTCAAAATGAGGTGTTGATCCCCTTATTACCGTGCCAAGACATATCACGGCGTCATATTTTTTTGACTTCGCCATCTTCTGCGCGACTACCGGGATCTCGAACGCGCCCGGCA from Candidatus Omnitrophota bacterium includes these protein-coding regions:
- the nusB gene encoding transcription antitermination factor NusB, with the protein product MRKRTKAREYALQILYAVDITKDDPKECIERFWEGSDESSDQVKTFTNELVLGTADKMKEINSLISKHATNWQLERMAVIDRNVLRFAAYELLFMDDIPPKVSINEAIDIAKKFGGNDSGKFVNGVLDKINKTESKKTK
- the ribE gene encoding 6,7-dimethyl-8-ribityllumazine synthase — encoded protein: MANFIKADLVAKGKKFGIVISRFNEFISSSLLEGCIDTLTRHGAQESSIDAVWVPGAFEIPVVAQKMAKSKKYDAVICLGTVIRGSTPHFEFVASEAAKGVAKISLDSSIPCIFGIITADTLEQAIERAGTKDGNKGRDAALSAIEMANLAAKI